The nucleotide window TAGTCATTGTTGCCATTTGTGTTGAGTGGTGTATGGGATTAGTGTAATTTAAGAATGATTTTTTATTCCTAACTTAACACGAACGTGCCTCTAATAACATTGGCATCTAGATTATACAGTCTTTATAGTAAGAGTGTCGAATTTTGGCGAAAGCAAAAAGCCTCCCCTGTGTAAGGGGAGGTGGGTTTGCAAAGCAAACTCGGAGGGGTTGTAAATGGATAGAAAACACAATAGCAAAATTGTTCCATTTGCAAAGGAACTCAGAAAGAATATGACAAAAGAAGAACGACATTTATGGTACGATTTCTTAAGAAATTACCCTGAGAAATTCACAAGACAAAAAGTGTTGGGAAAATATATAGCGGATTTCTATTGTGCAAAAGCGAATATTGCTATAGAATTAGATAGTTCCCAGCATTACGAGGACGAAGGTCTTATCAACGATGAAAAGAGAACAGAGTATTTAGAACAATATGGGATAAAGGTTTTAAGAATATCAAATCTTGATGTTTTGAAGAACTTTGAGGGAGTTTGTATGTATATAGATAATACAGTGAAACAATCCCTCAGTCAGCTATGCTGACAGCTCCCGTCTTGCCTCTATCGCTTGCGAGGGAGGGGGACCGTGAGGCACAAGACAAGAACCAACCCCTCAGCCAAACCTTCGGTTTGCCAGCTTCCCTTACACAGGGGAGCCTATAGAAAGTGCCTCAATGGTGGAAGGAGAACAAGGGAGCCTTTGAAAGGGTGGTATTCACCTTTTCTATCCCCCTATCAAAAAAGGAAAAAATATTATGATTGAAGAAC belongs to Oscillospiraceae bacterium and includes:
- a CDS encoding endonuclease domain-containing protein yields the protein MDRKHNSKIVPFAKELRKNMTKEERHLWYDFLRNYPEKFTRQKVLGKYIADFYCAKANIAIELDSSQHYEDEGLINDEKRTEYLEQYGIKVLRISNLDVLKNFEGVCMYIDNTVKQSLSQLC